A genomic region of Azoarcus sp. KH32C contains the following coding sequences:
- a CDS encoding methyl-accepting chemotaxis protein, whose translation MSVRFRLAVFVAISVATLVALVSVALFAMNRLASLQDDGFAKTQSQAHAAEAASLGAQLYQVFADAIINRNLDQARKEFAERRAEALNDLAVLEREADTPQEHAAIVEARKSVEKVVELFEKRLLPKLGPESELPAEIHAIDDEADAAVQRVHEELLKVADSMGHEAKEADEAFDAARTKTLLTVVVISLVAAIGLFLYSLLVVRSIVRPLASAQAVARRIAAGDLNREVEVRGKDEFAELLRSCAAMQNSLREIAGGLQSHSEQLAAMSQQLSATTTELATSTEMQSQAASSMASSVEEMSVSIAQVSDHADEVRSAAAESGRHAARGHTTMNAMLDNSRVTAAAVDRTAEQIRELGGLSNSISSIVGVIREIADQTNLLALNAAIEAARAGEQGRGFAVVADEVRKLAERTSGSTQEITGMIGQVQSVTRGAVASMEEVVTQIGSFDVLSRDVGAAIDAVNAQSGNVMSAIADITSALHEQSVASNEIARRVEQTAQMSEENSAAVKETSSAAQQLEAVASRLQETAGRFHLV comes from the coding sequence ATGAGCGTGAGATTCCGACTGGCAGTCTTCGTGGCAATTTCCGTGGCGACGCTCGTCGCCCTGGTCAGCGTCGCGCTGTTCGCGATGAACCGTCTCGCGAGTCTGCAGGACGACGGCTTCGCGAAGACTCAGAGCCAGGCCCATGCTGCCGAAGCCGCTTCCCTCGGCGCCCAGCTATATCAAGTCTTCGCCGATGCGATCATCAACCGCAATCTCGACCAGGCTCGCAAGGAATTCGCCGAACGCCGCGCCGAGGCGCTGAACGATCTCGCCGTGCTCGAGCGCGAGGCCGACACGCCTCAGGAACACGCGGCGATCGTCGAGGCGCGGAAGTCCGTCGAGAAGGTCGTCGAGCTGTTCGAGAAGCGCCTGCTGCCGAAGCTCGGCCCCGAGAGCGAGCTTCCTGCCGAAATCCACGCCATCGACGACGAAGCCGACGCCGCGGTGCAGCGCGTCCACGAGGAACTCCTGAAAGTCGCCGATTCGATGGGGCACGAGGCGAAGGAAGCCGACGAGGCATTCGACGCGGCGCGCACGAAGACCCTGCTGACCGTCGTCGTCATCTCGCTGGTGGCCGCGATCGGCCTCTTCCTCTATTCGCTGCTCGTCGTGCGCTCGATCGTCCGTCCGTTGGCCAGCGCCCAGGCGGTCGCCCGGAGGATCGCCGCGGGCGATCTCAACCGCGAGGTCGAAGTCCGCGGCAAGGACGAATTCGCCGAGCTGCTGCGCTCCTGCGCGGCCATGCAGAACAGCCTGCGCGAGATCGCAGGCGGCCTGCAGAGTCACTCGGAACAACTCGCGGCCATGAGCCAGCAGCTTTCGGCGACGACCACCGAGCTTGCGACCTCGACCGAGATGCAGTCCCAGGCCGCGTCGTCGATGGCATCGAGCGTCGAAGAGATGTCGGTAAGCATCGCGCAGGTATCGGATCACGCCGACGAAGTGCGCTCTGCCGCCGCCGAGTCCGGACGGCACGCCGCACGCGGCCACACGACGATGAACGCGATGCTCGACAACAGCCGCGTCACGGCTGCCGCGGTGGACCGCACCGCGGAACAGATCCGCGAACTCGGCGGCCTGTCGAACAGCATCTCGTCCATCGTCGGCGTGATCCGCGAGATCGCCGATCAGACCAACCTGTTGGCCCTCAATGCCGCGATCGAGGCGGCACGCGCGGGCGAGCAGGGGCGCGGCTTCGCGGTCGTCGCCGACGAAGTGCGCAAGCTCGCCGAGCGCACCAGCGGCTCGACGCAGGAAATCACCGGCATGATCGGCCAGGTGCAGAGCGTCACGCGGGGCGCGGTGGCGAGCATGGAAGAGGTCGTCACGCAGATCGGCAGCTTCGACGTGCTATCGCGTGATGTCGGTGCGGCGATCGATGCCGTCAACGCGCAGTCCGGCAATGTCATGTCGGCGATTGCCGACATCACCAGCGCGCTGCACGAGCAGTCGGTCGCGAGCAACGAAATCGCCCGCCGCGTCGAGCAGACCGCGCAGATGAGCG
- a CDS encoding cupredoxin domain-containing protein, translated as MKRLILALLCLPAIALAAPPEVQLVIKDHRFQPEEVRVPAGQKIKLVIQNQDSTPEEFESHELNREKVIPGGTTANVFIGPLNPGKYPFFGEFNEKTARGVVIAE; from the coding sequence ATGAAACGACTGATTCTCGCCCTGCTGTGTCTGCCCGCCATCGCCCTCGCCGCCCCCCCCGAAGTGCAGCTGGTGATCAAGGATCACCGCTTCCAGCCCGAGGAAGTCCGCGTCCCGGCCGGCCAGAAGATCAAGCTGGTGATCCAGAATCAGGATTCGACGCCGGAAGAGTTCGAGAGCCACGAGCTCAATAGGGAAAAGGTAATACCCGGTGGCACGACCGCGAACGTCTTCATCGGTCCGCTGAACCCCGGCAAGTACCCGTTCTTCGGCGAATTCAACGAAAAGACCGCGCGCGGCGTGGTGATCGCGGAGTAA